A window from Triticum aestivum cultivar Chinese Spring chromosome 6D, IWGSC CS RefSeq v2.1, whole genome shotgun sequence encodes these proteins:
- the LOC123144137 gene encoding histone H3.2, translating to MARTKQTARKSTGGKAPRKQLATKAARKSAPATGGVKKPHRFRPGTVALREIRKYQKSTELLIRKLPFQRLVREIAQDFKTDLRFQSSAVSALQEAAEAYLVGLFEDTNLCAIHAKRVTIMPKDIQLARRIRGERA from the coding sequence ATGGCCCGCACGAAGCAGACGGCGCGCAAGTCCACCGGCGGCAAGGCCCCGCGGAAGCAGCTGGCGACCAAGGCGGCGCGCAAGTCGGCCCCGGCGACCGGCGGCGTGAAGAAGCCGCACCGCTTCCGCCCGGGCACCGTCGCGCTGCGCGAGATCCGCAAGTACCAGAAGAGCACGGAGCTGCTCATCCGCAAGCTCCCCTTCCAGCGCCTGGTCCGGGAGATCGCGCAGGACTTCAAGACCGACCTCCGCTTCCAGAGCTCCGCCGTCTCCGCCCTGCAGGAGGCCGCCGAGGCCTACCTCGTCGGCCTCTTCGAGGACACCAACCTCTGCGCCATCCACGCCAAGCGCGTCACcatcatgcccaaggacatccaGCTTGCCCGCCGCATCCGCGGGGAGCGCGCCTAG